The following proteins are encoded in a genomic region of Bradyrhizobium sp. SK17:
- the bchE gene encoding magnesium-protoporphyrin IX monomethyl ester anaerobic oxidative cyclase, whose amino-acid sequence MRILLINVPHPAIGSRIPDDHLPPLGLLSIGGPLIDDGHDVALVDAEFGPMPLTAIVAEASRFSPDAVLFGHSGSTSGHPVITEVAQAIVKALPNVRIVYGGVFPTYHWRDILREERYVTAIVRGEGEETARQLMRALETGGDLRIINGIAFRDDYGPRVTPPAPVIRDLDAYRIGWELIDHARYSYWGGLRAVVVQFSRGCPHLCNYCGQRGFWTRWRHRDPVRFASELARLHREHGVKVINFADENPTVSKKAWRTFLEALIAENVDLILVGSTRADDIVRDADILHLYKKAGWQRFLLGMENTDEKTLELIRKGATTTTDREAIRLMRQHGILSMATWVVGFEEETDRDHWRGLRQLLSYDPDQIQMLYVTPHRWTPYFRLAAERRVIQTDRRLWDYKHQVLATRYMPPWRVLLWFKFTEMVLQCRPKALLRVLLHRDAGLRHAMRWYTQMGRRVWPHEILGFLRDRRLKDGPTVREFWGAPQDGEEESMSSHRPERHVGSSRAA is encoded by the coding sequence ATGCGCATACTTCTCATCAACGTGCCGCATCCGGCAATCGGCAGCCGGATTCCCGACGACCATCTGCCGCCGCTCGGCCTGCTGTCGATCGGTGGTCCCCTGATCGACGACGGTCACGACGTTGCTCTCGTCGATGCCGAGTTCGGGCCGATGCCGCTCACGGCCATCGTGGCGGAAGCATCGCGATTTTCACCTGATGCCGTCCTGTTCGGTCATTCCGGTTCGACCTCGGGCCATCCTGTCATCACCGAGGTGGCGCAGGCGATCGTCAAGGCCCTGCCGAACGTGCGGATCGTCTATGGCGGCGTGTTTCCGACCTATCACTGGCGCGACATCCTGCGCGAGGAGCGTTACGTCACCGCGATCGTGCGCGGCGAAGGCGAGGAGACCGCGCGCCAACTGATGCGGGCATTGGAGACCGGCGGCGATCTCCGCATCATCAACGGCATCGCATTCCGCGACGATTATGGGCCGCGCGTCACGCCGCCCGCGCCCGTGATCCGCGACCTCGATGCCTATCGGATCGGCTGGGAATTGATCGACCACGCGCGCTACAGCTATTGGGGCGGGCTGCGGGCCGTCGTCGTGCAGTTCTCGCGCGGCTGTCCGCATCTCTGCAACTACTGCGGCCAACGCGGCTTCTGGACGCGATGGCGGCACCGCGATCCCGTGCGCTTCGCCAGCGAGCTGGCGCGGCTGCACCGCGAGCACGGCGTCAAGGTGATCAACTTCGCCGACGAGAATCCGACCGTCTCGAAGAAAGCCTGGCGGACCTTCCTCGAGGCGCTGATCGCGGAGAATGTCGATCTGATCCTGGTCGGATCGACTCGCGCCGACGATATCGTCCGCGATGCCGACATTCTGCATCTCTACAAGAAGGCCGGCTGGCAGCGCTTCCTGCTCGGCATGGAGAACACCGACGAGAAGACGCTGGAGCTGATCCGCAAGGGCGCCACCACCACGACGGACCGCGAGGCTATCAGGCTGATGCGCCAACACGGCATCCTGTCGATGGCGACCTGGGTGGTCGGCTTCGAGGAGGAGACCGATCGCGATCACTGGCGCGGCCTGCGGCAGTTGCTCTCCTACGATCCGGATCAGATCCAGATGCTCTACGTCACGCCGCATCGCTGGACGCCGTATTTCCGTCTCGCGGCAGAGCGACGCGTGATCCAGACCGATCGCAGACTCTGGGACTACAAGCATCAGGTGCTCGCGACCCGGTACATGCCGCCATGGCGCGTGCTGCTCTGGTTCAAGTTCACCGAGATGGTGCTGCAATGCCGGCCGAAGGCCCTGCTGCGCGTGCTGCTGCATCGCGACGCCGGGCTGCGGCATGCGATGCGCTGGTACACGCAGATGGGACGCCGGGTCTGGCCGCACGAAATTCTCGGCTTCCTGCGCGACCGCAGGCTGAAGGACGGCCCGACGGTGCGGGAGTTCTGGGGCGCGCCGCAGGATGGCGAAGAGGAATCGATGTCGTCGCATCGGCCCGAGCGCCACGTCGGATCGTCCCGCGCGGCGTAA
- a CDS encoding di-trans,poly-cis-decaprenylcistransferase, producing MQSNVALEPVAAARLHVGIIMDGNGRWATRRGLSRLRGHEAGVEAIRRIVEAAPDQGVGTLTLYAFSSDNWRRPKAEVTALMGLLRFYLANEIAALVRNGVRLTVIGRRDRLPDGIANAIGRAEAATADGTTLHLRIAIDYSARDAILNAAARAAGAGQLSRESFADLITGEVGLRDVDLIIRTSGEKRLSDFLLWEGAYAELHFTERMWPEFDAHDLADALASFHRRERRFGGLTAIAPAEVANL from the coding sequence ATGCAAAGTAATGTCGCACTCGAGCCGGTGGCCGCCGCGCGGCTGCATGTCGGCATCATCATGGACGGCAATGGCCGTTGGGCGACGCGGCGCGGCCTGTCGCGGCTGCGCGGCCACGAGGCCGGCGTCGAGGCGATCCGCCGCATCGTCGAAGCCGCGCCGGACCAGGGCGTCGGCACGCTGACGCTCTATGCGTTCTCGAGCGACAATTGGCGTCGTCCGAAGGCAGAAGTCACCGCGCTGATGGGGCTGCTGCGGTTCTATCTCGCCAACGAGATCGCCGCACTGGTGCGCAATGGCGTCCGCCTCACCGTGATCGGCCGCCGCGACCGCTTGCCCGACGGCATTGCCAACGCGATCGGGCGCGCCGAGGCCGCGACCGCCGACGGCACCACGCTGCATCTGCGCATTGCGATCGACTATTCGGCGCGCGATGCGATCCTGAACGCCGCGGCGCGCGCCGCCGGTGCCGGTCAGTTGAGCCGTGAGAGCTTCGCTGACCTGATCACCGGCGAAGTCGGCCTGCGCGATGTCGACCTGATCATCCGCACCTCGGGCGAGAAGCGGCTGTCGGACTTCCTGCTCTGGGAAGGCGCCTATGCCGAGCTGCATTTCACCGAGCGGATGTGGCCCGAGTTCGATGCCCACGATCTCGCCGACGCGCTCGCCTCCTTCCATCGTCGCGAGCGCCGCTTCGGCGGGCTGACCGCGATCGCGCCGGCGGAGGTTGCGAATCTCTAG
- a CDS encoding transcriptional regulator, which yields MPKTDVTTAPFAYDGLDRVIHEKARLGLLTSLMAHPKGLAFADLKQLCGLTDGNLSRHLQVLQEAGLVDVIKGYEGNRPHTSCRLTKSGRRRFLDYLAVLEQLVRDAAKAAGTAEKTAGKDDGTSGRFGIQPI from the coding sequence ATGCCGAAGACTGACGTGACCACCGCGCCATTCGCCTATGATGGCCTCGACCGCGTCATCCATGAGAAGGCGCGGCTCGGACTGTTGACCTCGTTGATGGCGCATCCGAAGGGGCTCGCCTTCGCCGATCTCAAGCAGCTCTGCGGGCTGACCGACGGTAATCTCAGCCGGCATTTGCAGGTGTTGCAGGAGGCCGGCCTCGTCGACGTCATCAAGGGCTATGAAGGCAATCGCCCACACACCAGCTGCCGGTTGACCAAGAGCGGCCGCCGCCGCTTCCTCGATTATCTCGCCGTGCTCGAGCAATTGGTCCGCGATGCGGCCAAGGCTGCCGGCACCGCCGAAAAGACCGCCGGCAAGGACGACGGAACGTCCGGCCGGTTCGGTATCCAGCCGATTTGA
- a CDS encoding DUF1428 domain-containing protein yields MPYVDGFVVAVPKKKLKAYAQLSKKAGKVWREYGALDYREWVADDVKRGKLTSFPQSVKLKPGETVVFAWITYKSRAQRDRINAKVMADPRLSPTMNPNTVPFDVKRMIYGGFASLVKV; encoded by the coding sequence ATGCCTTACGTCGATGGTTTCGTCGTCGCGGTGCCGAAGAAGAAACTCAAAGCCTATGCTCAGCTCTCGAAGAAGGCCGGCAAGGTCTGGCGCGAATATGGCGCGCTGGATTATCGCGAATGGGTCGCCGACGACGTCAAGCGGGGCAAGCTGACGTCGTTTCCGCAAAGCGTGAAGCTGAAGCCGGGCGAAACCGTCGTGTTCGCCTGGATCACCTACAAGTCGCGCGCCCAGCGCGACCGGATCAACGCCAAGGTGATGGCCGATCCTCGTCTGTCACCGACGATGAACCCGAACACCGTGCCGTTCGACGTCAAGCGGATGATCTATGGCGGCTTCGCCAGCCTGGTGAAGGTGTGA
- a CDS encoding thioredoxin family protein, producing MQQHKIVSRDEWIAARKALMASEKELTQAREAVSRQRRELPWVKVDKDYVFDGPEGKVRLGDLFRGRPQLVVQHVMFAPEWDAACKSCSFWVDGFERMVPHLAARDTTMVAISRAPLAKLEAFKQRMGWTFDWVSSGANDFNYDYAVTFSPEQLKSGATLYNYGTTPFGSEEAPGVSVFYRDQDGAIFHTYSTYSRGLDMMNAAYHYLDLTPLGRHEEGLPYPMDWVRLRDQYQPAPVQASCCHS from the coding sequence ATGCAACAGCACAAGATCGTTTCGCGCGACGAGTGGATCGCAGCCCGCAAGGCACTGATGGCCAGCGAGAAGGAGCTCACCCAGGCCCGCGAAGCGGTGAGCCGGCAGCGCCGCGAATTGCCCTGGGTCAAGGTCGACAAGGACTATGTGTTCGATGGGCCTGAAGGCAAGGTGAGGCTCGGCGATCTCTTCAGGGGCAGGCCGCAGCTCGTGGTGCAGCACGTGATGTTCGCACCCGAATGGGACGCGGCATGCAAGAGCTGCTCGTTCTGGGTCGATGGTTTCGAGCGCATGGTGCCGCACCTGGCCGCGCGCGACACCACGATGGTCGCGATCTCGCGGGCGCCGCTGGCCAAGCTCGAGGCGTTCAAGCAGCGGATGGGCTGGACCTTCGACTGGGTGTCGTCGGGCGCCAACGACTTCAACTACGATTATGCGGTCACCTTCTCGCCTGAGCAGCTGAAGTCCGGCGCGACGCTCTACAATTACGGCACCACGCCGTTCGGCAGTGAGGAGGCCCCGGGCGTCAGCGTGTTCTATCGCGACCAGGACGGCGCGATCTTCCACACTTATTCGACCTATTCGCGCGGCCTCGACATGATGAATGCGGCCTATCACTATCTCGACCTGACGCCACTCGGCCGCCACGAGGAGGGGTTGCCCTATCCGATGGATTGGGTGCGGCTACGTGACCAGTACCAACCGGCGCCGGTTCAGGCATCCTGCTGTCACAGCTGA
- a CDS encoding SRPBCC domain-containing protein — protein MHWFGPGELKPGTTQAELDVRVGGRYRIRFTGMSGEHHEVGGVYREVVPNERLVFSWAWHSTPERESEVTVSIKPDAGGTLLTFHHAQFTDETARDNHRRGWSESLGNLQQYVDA, from the coding sequence GTGCACTGGTTCGGTCCCGGCGAGCTCAAGCCCGGCACGACACAGGCCGAACTCGACGTCCGCGTCGGCGGACGCTACCGGATCAGATTCACCGGGATGAGCGGCGAACATCACGAGGTCGGCGGCGTCTATCGCGAGGTGGTGCCGAACGAAAGACTGGTGTTCAGCTGGGCCTGGCACTCGACCCCCGAGCGCGAGTCCGAGGTGACGGTGTCGATCAAGCCGGACGCCGGCGGCACGCTGCTCACCTTCCATCACGCCCAGTTCACAGACGAAACCGCGCGCGACAACCACAGGCGCGGCTGGAGCGAATCCCTCGGCAACCTGCAACAATATGTCGACGCCTGA
- a CDS encoding helix-turn-helix transcriptional regulator — MVKYQDEALDRTFAALSDPTRRALLARLGEQDGLSVSELAQPFAMSLPAIMKHLDVLTDAGLVAREKTGRTVACRLTARPMEQAMNWLNRYAQFWSDNLDRLAAFVEEDPWSVNRPKNPQPQPILPLAQSPRGQASPSRGISARGRKKSTPRGSSRKT, encoded by the coding sequence ATGGTTAAGTATCAAGACGAAGCGCTGGACCGCACCTTTGCCGCGCTGTCCGATCCCACCCGCCGCGCGCTGCTGGCGCGGCTCGGCGAGCAGGACGGCCTGTCGGTGAGCGAGCTGGCGCAGCCATTCGCGATGTCGTTGCCCGCGATCATGAAGCATCTCGACGTACTCACGGATGCGGGTCTCGTCGCGCGCGAGAAGACCGGACGCACGGTGGCCTGCCGGCTCACTGCCAGGCCGATGGAGCAGGCGATGAACTGGCTCAATCGCTATGCGCAATTCTGGTCCGACAATCTCGACCGCCTTGCAGCTTTTGTGGAGGAAGACCCATGGTCAGTAAACCGGCCGAAAAATCCGCAGCCGCAGCCGATCTTGCCGCTCGCCCAGAGTCCGCGCGGCCAAGCCTCACCCTCACGCGGCATCTCCGCGCGCGGCCGGAAAAAGTCTACGCCGCGTGGATCGAGCCGGAAAACCTAG